GCGGATCGTCGACATCGACGGCGATGCCCCAGTCCGCTGCCCCTTCCCCGGCGATTATCGGGGTCAGACCGAAGTATTTCTCGGCCAGCACCGTCAGATTATGGACCGCGCGCGGAACCACCGACGCGAAGATTATCTGCGTGATCGCATCGCGCGCGACGCCTTCGATCTTCAACAGTTGGAGCAGCCAGACCGCATATTCGTCACCGGTGCGGCGCGCATCGGTCGCGATCCGCCAGCGCGCCCGGACTTCCCGCTGTCCGTCGCCATCCCGCGAAAACAGGGCGAAGACCACGTTGGTATTTCCGACATCGACGGCGAGCAGCATGACAGTTTTCCTTCAACCGAGCGTGACGTCGCCTGCATGGATGGCACGGGTCGTCCCGTCTTCCAAGCGCAGGAGGAGAGAGGCATCCGCCGCAAGCCCGGCAAACTGCCCAAAGGTCGGCACCCCTTCGGCATCGTGGACGCGCAGCGGCGTGCCAATCGCATGTGCAGCCGCCAGCCACCTGCGTATCAACGGTTCTACGCCGTAACTGCGCCAGCGTTCCAGTTCGCGATCGAACGTTTCGGCCAGCGTTCGTGCGAATGCATCCCGATCGGGCGCTGGGCCGAGTTGCGCCAGGGCCACTGTCGGTCGGTCCGGCAGATCGGGCGCCTGCGCCAGATTGATCCCGATGCCGATGACCACGGCATCGCCCGCCCGTTCCAGAAGTATGCCCGAAAGCTTGGCACCGCGCAGCAACAGGTCGTTGGGCCACTTGATAACCAGCGCCTGGGGATCGGCGAGAAGCGGTAGAACCGCCTCGTAAGCCGCCAGGGCCGTCACCAGCGTCAGCGTGTGTGGCGGGGGATCGCCAGGGCCGGGCCTGACGATGGTCGAGCCCATGAAGTTTCCGGCACCGTCCGACCATGGGCGCCCCTGCCGGCCCCGGCCCGCAGTCTGGCGGTCGGCAACCAGCCAGTCGCCTTCCGCCATCCGCTCACCGTCGCGCAGGCGCGTGGTGAGATCGGCGTTGGTCGATCCGGTTTCTGCGACGACTTCGATCAAGCGACGAACAGCAGGGCCTCTGCCGCGCGGTCTGCGAGATCACCCAGAACGCGTGTCAGCAGATAACCGAGCGGCGAGACGATCACGGTCGTAACGCCCAGAATCAACCAGTGCGCCCAATCGCTCCGGGCAGTCGCAACCCCGACCGGTTCGTCGAAGTACATCACCTTCACGACCTTGATGTAGTAGAACGCACCGATCACGCTCGCGGCGATGCCGATTGCGGCCAGCACCAGCAGGTCCGCTTCCACCGCAGCCCAGAACACCACGAACTTGCCCCAGAATCCGAACAGCGGCGGTATGCCGGCGAGGCTGAACATCATCATCGCCAGGCACAGCGCCAGCAGCGGGCGTGTGCTGGACAACCCGGCAATATCGCCGAGGCTTTCCACCTGATCGCCCTGCGCGTTGCGCAACATCAGCACCGCAACAAAACTGCCGAGCGACATCGCAACATAGATCGCGAGGTAGACAAACATCGCCGAAACGCCGGCTGCGGTCCCCGCGGCAAGGCCGATCAGAATGAAACCGACATTGTTGATCGAGGAATAGGCCAGCAGCCGCTTGAGATTGCTCTGCCCGATTGCGCCCAGCGCACCGACCACGATGGAGGCAAGCGCGGCGAAGATCACGATCTGCCGCCATGCGTCCATCTGCATGCCGAACGCATCGAGCGCGACCCGCGCCGTCAGCGCGACCGCGGCGACTTTCGGCGCAGTGGCAAAGAAAGTCGTCACCGGTGTGGGCGCGCCTTCGTAAACGTCGGGCGTCCACATGTGGAACGGGACTGCGGCGATCTTGAAGGCAAGGCCGGCGAGCACGAAGATCAGGCCGAAGAGCAGCCCCATCGACAGTTCGCCCGACATCGCCGCTCGCACGCCTTCGAACGACGTCGTTCCGGTGAAGCCGTAAACGAGACTGGTGCCGTAGAGCAGGATGCCGCTGGCGAGCGCGCCGAGCACAAAGTATTTCAGGCCCGCTTCTGCAGAACGATCATCGCTGCGCATGAACGATGCAAGGACGTATGCAGAAAGGCTGTTCAGTTCGAGCCCGAGATAGAGGGTCATGAAATCGGTCGCCGAAACCATGATCGCCATGCCGAGCGCGGCGAAGAGCATCAGCACCGGATATTCGGGCCGGATACCCCCGTCTCGTTCGAAGAACCGCGGCGCCACCATCAGGCAGCCGATCGCGGACACGAAGATCAGGATCTTGGCAAACGACGCGAACGCGTCAGCCGCGAACTGCCCGCCGAACGCAAGCGTGTCAGGCCCCATTGCCCCGCCGCACAGCGCGGGAGCGACAAGGAAGCTCGCCCCACCCAGCGCCACTGCTGCAAGGATGCTGACCAGTCGGCCTGCATTGCGGCTCCATGCCGCGATCAACAGCAGCGCCAGCCCCGAAAGGCCGAGCAGAATTTCAGGCGCAACCAGCGCGAGAGAAGACGTCATGTCCATCAGTGCGCTCCCTCCGCCTCGCCATCTGTGGCGTCATGTCCCGCCTCATGCTCGCCGGCCACGGCGTTGGCCGCCTCCGCCCGTGGCGTTCCCGCCGCAAGATGCGCATCGCCATCGGGCGCGGCGCGTGACAGGCGTGCATCGAGCGCGGCGATATCCTGGCGCATCGGCGCGAGGAAGCTTTCGGGATAGACGCCCATCCACAGCACCGCCGCGGCGATCGGCGCCAGCATGGCCCATTCACGGGGGTTGAGGTCGGGCATGGCCGCAGCATCGGCGTTCTTCTGAACACCGAAAGCGATCCGCCAGTAGAGATAGAGCATGTAACCCGCACCGAGGATGATGCCGGTCGTGCAGACCAGCGTGACCCAGGAATTGGCCTGATAGATCCCGGCCAGGCTGAGGAATTC
The nucleotide sequence above comes from Pelagerythrobacter marensis. Encoded proteins:
- a CDS encoding biotin--[acetyl-CoA-carboxylase] ligase — its product is MIEVVAETGSTNADLTTRLRDGERMAEGDWLVADRQTAGRGRQGRPWSDGAGNFMGSTIVRPGPGDPPPHTLTLVTALAAYEAVLPLLADPQALVIKWPNDLLLRGAKLSGILLERAGDAVVIGIGINLAQAPDLPDRPTVALAQLGPAPDRDAFARTLAETFDRELERWRSYGVEPLIRRWLAAAHAIGTPLRVHDAEGVPTFGQFAGLAADASLLLRLEDGTTRAIHAGDVTLG
- the nuoN gene encoding NADH-quinone oxidoreductase subunit NuoN, whose amino-acid sequence is MDMTSSLALVAPEILLGLSGLALLLIAAWSRNAGRLVSILAAVALGGASFLVAPALCGGAMGPDTLAFGGQFAADAFASFAKILIFVSAIGCLMVAPRFFERDGGIRPEYPVLMLFAALGMAIMVSATDFMTLYLGLELNSLSAYVLASFMRSDDRSAEAGLKYFVLGALASGILLYGTSLVYGFTGTTSFEGVRAAMSGELSMGLLFGLIFVLAGLAFKIAAVPFHMWTPDVYEGAPTPVTTFFATAPKVAAVALTARVALDAFGMQMDAWRQIVIFAALASIVVGALGAIGQSNLKRLLAYSSINNVGFILIGLAAGTAAGVSAMFVYLAIYVAMSLGSFVAVLMLRNAQGDQVESLGDIAGLSSTRPLLALCLAMMMFSLAGIPPLFGFWGKFVVFWAAVEADLLVLAAIGIAASVIGAFYYIKVVKVMYFDEPVGVATARSDWAHWLILGVTTVIVSPLGYLLTRVLGDLADRAAEALLFVA